The following proteins are co-located in the Bradyrhizobium sp. AZCC 2176 genome:
- a CDS encoding UbiH/UbiF family hydroxylase: MNDASQVYDAAVIGGGPAGLTAAIALAATGARTALLARRVPYADNRTTALLGASTDLLERLDVWPRCRDKAAALRTMRLVDDTGRLIRAPEVRFASEEIGLEQFGYNIDNRSLMVALEERAGGLSNLVRFDDEAATIDPQDAVVTVRTSRGDQIAARLVIGADGRQSPSREAAGIGISRRDLHQSALTFNISHSRPHNGISTEFHTPQGPCVFVPLPGNRCSVVWVSASREAERLMSLSDEELSEAAERQSHSILGRVEVEAGRNLFPLTIERPAQFASHRVALVGESAHVVPPIGAQGLNMGLRDAADIADIAGSAISLGEDPGSPAVLARYQSARRADVASRLIAIDVANRSLLSDFLGMQSLRAAGMHLLGSFGPLRRLAMREGLAPTWKRVS; this comes from the coding sequence ATGAACGATGCATCGCAAGTTTATGACGCTGCCGTGATCGGTGGCGGGCCGGCCGGGTTGACTGCAGCAATCGCGCTGGCCGCAACCGGCGCGAGAACCGCCCTGCTCGCCCGCCGCGTCCCCTATGCCGACAACCGCACCACGGCGCTGCTCGGAGCTTCCACCGATCTGCTCGAACGTCTGGACGTCTGGCCCCGCTGCCGCGACAAGGCTGCCGCCTTGCGGACCATGCGCCTCGTCGATGATACCGGCCGGCTGATCCGCGCGCCCGAGGTGCGCTTCGCCTCGGAGGAGATCGGCCTCGAACAATTCGGCTACAACATCGACAACCGCTCGCTGATGGTCGCCCTCGAAGAGCGCGCCGGCGGGCTTTCGAACCTCGTCCGATTTGACGACGAGGCGGCTACGATCGACCCGCAGGATGCGGTCGTCACCGTCCGTACCAGCAGGGGCGACCAGATCGCCGCGCGGCTGGTGATCGGCGCCGACGGCCGGCAGTCGCCTTCCCGCGAGGCGGCCGGAATCGGGATCAGCCGCCGCGACCTGCACCAGTCGGCGCTGACCTTCAACATTTCCCATTCGCGGCCGCACAACGGCATCTCCACCGAGTTTCATACCCCACAGGGTCCGTGCGTATTCGTGCCCCTGCCCGGCAACCGCTGCAGCGTAGTCTGGGTCTCGGCGAGCAGGGAAGCCGAGCGGCTGATGTCGCTCAGCGACGAGGAATTGTCGGAGGCCGCCGAAAGACAGTCCCACTCCATTCTCGGCCGCGTCGAGGTTGAAGCCGGGCGCAACCTGTTTCCGCTGACGATCGAGCGTCCTGCGCAATTCGCCAGCCACCGCGTCGCATTGGTCGGCGAGTCCGCCCATGTGGTGCCGCCGATCGGCGCGCAGGGCCTCAACATGGGACTGCGCGATGCGGCCGATATCGCCGACATCGCTGGGAGTGCGATCTCGCTCGGGGAAGATCCGGGATCGCCGGCAGTGCTGGCGCGCTATCAATCCGCCCGCCGCGCCGACGTCGCGAGCCGGCTGATTGCGATCGATGTCGCCAACCGTTCATTGCTCAGCGATTTCCTGGGCATGCAATCGCTGCGCGCTGCAGGCATGCACCTGCTTGGCTCATTCGGCCCGCTGCGGCGGCTCGCGATGCGCGAGGGGCTGGCGCCGACCTGGAAGCGCGTCAGCTAG
- a CDS encoding TerC family protein, whose translation MMELLTSPEAWAALLTLTALEVVLGIDNVIFISVIVSRIPPAQAKRARQIGLLLALVFRIVLLSVLVWLIGLTEPIITVRDVDLSWRDIILIAGGAFLIAKATHEIHGEVEASHGEPDTEPRASVFFWAIMQIIVIDMVFSLDSIITAIGMAQDLEIMIAAVVIACVIMYISSGPVAKFVANHPTTKMLALAFLVLIGVALVADGFKFHIPRGYIYFAMLFAAAVELFNVLARRNRRKAAR comes from the coding sequence ATGATGGAATTGTTAACGAGCCCGGAAGCCTGGGCCGCGCTGCTGACATTGACGGCGCTGGAAGTCGTGCTCGGCATCGATAATGTCATTTTCATTTCGGTGATCGTCTCGCGCATCCCGCCAGCGCAGGCTAAACGCGCACGCCAGATCGGCCTGCTTCTTGCGCTGGTGTTTCGCATCGTCCTGCTCAGCGTGCTGGTGTGGCTGATCGGCCTGACCGAACCGATCATCACGGTGAGAGACGTGGACCTGTCGTGGCGCGACATCATCCTGATCGCCGGCGGCGCATTTCTGATCGCGAAGGCGACGCATGAAATCCACGGCGAAGTCGAGGCGAGCCATGGCGAGCCTGATACTGAACCCAGGGCGAGCGTGTTTTTCTGGGCGATCATGCAGATCATCGTCATCGATATGGTGTTTTCGCTGGACTCGATCATCACGGCGATCGGTATGGCGCAGGACCTGGAAATCATGATCGCGGCCGTCGTCATCGCCTGCGTGATCATGTACATCTCGTCGGGCCCGGTGGCAAAGTTCGTGGCCAATCACCCGACCACCAAGATGCTGGCATTGGCGTTCCTGGTGCTGATCGGCGTGGCGCTGGTCGCCGATGGATTCAAATTCCATATCCCGCGCGGCTACATCTATTTTGCCATGTTGTTTGCGGCCGCGGTTGAACTGTTCAATGTGCTCGCCAGGCGCAACCGCAGGAAGGCCGCCAGATAG
- a CDS encoding AEC family transporter — MVDILNLALPYFGLIFIGFACGKTRGLPESGLAWMNFFLLYVSLPALLFRIMSETPFAELNNPPFLIATTIGTISAFVLAMVTGRIIGDLSLRKATVSGLAGAYGNIGYMGPGLALAVLGSKAAAPTALIFCCDSIFLFSIVPLLMALTDREHPSFLHAIGVAGRQIVLNPLIMSAAAGALAAALHIQLPVAVDKTLLFLQNAAAPTALFVLGVTVALRPFDRVPWEVPGVIAIKLLVHPLIVFGLMLLLGPFAQPWATTAVLMAALPPALNVFVMARQNNTWIEPASVAVLIGTFASVVTLTSVMWFIQSGRLVFP, encoded by the coding sequence CAAGACCAGAGGCCTGCCGGAATCCGGCCTTGCCTGGATGAACTTCTTCCTGCTGTACGTTTCTCTGCCGGCGTTGCTGTTCCGCATCATGTCGGAGACACCGTTCGCCGAACTGAACAACCCGCCATTCCTGATCGCAACGACGATCGGCACGATCAGCGCGTTCGTGCTGGCGATGGTGACAGGGCGGATCATCGGCGACCTCTCGCTGCGCAAGGCGACGGTCTCGGGCCTGGCTGGCGCCTATGGAAACATTGGCTACATGGGACCGGGGCTGGCGCTGGCGGTGCTTGGCAGCAAGGCGGCGGCGCCGACGGCGCTGATCTTCTGCTGTGACAGCATTTTCCTGTTCTCGATCGTGCCGCTGTTGATGGCGCTGACCGATCGCGAGCATCCGTCCTTCCTGCACGCGATTGGCGTCGCCGGGCGGCAGATCGTGCTGAACCCGCTGATCATGTCGGCCGCCGCCGGAGCGCTCGCTGCGGCGCTGCATATTCAACTGCCCGTTGCGGTCGACAAAACCCTGCTGTTCCTGCAGAACGCGGCGGCGCCAACCGCGCTGTTCGTGCTCGGCGTCACCGTGGCGCTGCGCCCGTTCGATCGCGTGCCTTGGGAAGTGCCCGGCGTGATCGCGATAAAACTCCTGGTCCATCCGCTGATCGTGTTCGGCTTGATGCTGCTGCTGGGGCCGTTCGCTCAGCCCTGGGCGACGACCGCCGTGCTGATGGCCGCGCTGCCGCCGGCGTTGAACGTGTTCGTGATGGCACGGCAGAACAATACCTGGATCGAGCCGGCGTCGGTCGCCGTCCTGATCGGGACCTTCGCATCCGTGGTCACGCTGACCAGCGTGATGTGGTTCATCCAGAGCGGACGGCTGGTGTTTCCGTAA
- the pcsA gene encoding phosphatidylcholine synthase encodes MDQTTEPDSAPATGRMRTAAFAVHLFTAMGAGIALLAMLEAVREHWANMFGWLGVALIVDAIDGPLARKLDVVRLQPNWSGEVLDLVVDFVTYVFVPAYAITASGMLLPVAAPLLGIGIMVSGALYFADRRMKASDNHFRGFPALWNAAAFYLFLLHLPPALSTLGIAVLIALTFAPFHVLHPIRVVRLRWLTLWLLAVWAALAMYTIACDFNVGAPIVVGLCAIAAYMVGSDAVIRRIRSFRA; translated from the coding sequence ATGGACCAGACCACAGAGCCAGATTCCGCACCCGCGACCGGCCGAATGCGGACCGCAGCATTCGCCGTGCATCTCTTCACGGCCATGGGGGCGGGCATTGCGTTGCTGGCGATGCTGGAGGCCGTGCGCGAGCATTGGGCGAACATGTTCGGCTGGCTTGGCGTCGCCCTGATCGTCGATGCGATCGACGGCCCGCTGGCGCGAAAGCTTGACGTCGTGAGGTTGCAGCCGAACTGGTCGGGCGAGGTGCTCGATCTCGTGGTCGATTTCGTGACCTACGTCTTCGTTCCGGCCTATGCGATCACCGCGAGCGGAATGCTGCTGCCGGTGGCGGCGCCGCTGCTCGGGATCGGCATTATGGTGTCAGGCGCGCTCTATTTCGCAGACCGGCGCATGAAGGCGTCCGACAATCACTTCCGCGGATTTCCGGCGCTGTGGAACGCCGCGGCGTTTTATTTATTCTTGCTGCACTTGCCGCCGGCGCTCTCCACTCTCGGCATTGCAGTTCTGATCGCGCTGACCTTCGCGCCGTTTCATGTGCTGCACCCGATCCGGGTCGTGCGTCTGCGCTGGCTGACTTTGTGGCTGCTTGCCGTCTGGGCCGCGCTTGCGATGTATACGATCGCCTGCGACTTCAACGTGGGTGCTCCCATCGTCGTCGGGCTTTGCGCCATTGCGGCCTACATGGTGGGAAGTGACGCGGTGATCCGGCGAATAAGGTCATTCAGAGCATGA